DNA sequence from the Antennarius striatus isolate MH-2024 chromosome 3, ASM4005453v1, whole genome shotgun sequence genome:
GCTTTAAACAGTAGTTGGGACAGATCGTGACTTCAGCTGACATTTGATTTTGTGGTTCTTTCAGGTGACACATCCTCAGAGATTCACTGTCACATGCAGCTCCCCTGTCAGAGCAGCGTCAGCAGCAGCCCCGATGACAAAGCAGACGTAGAATCCAGAGAATCAGGTGACGGAGACGGAGCCAGAGAGCCTGGTGACattcagagaaagaaagataacgTGAGAGCTCTTTACAGCTGCATCAGCCTCAGAGACGACTGTGAACTGTTTTTATTCTAGGCTGGATTAAATGTACCGAGACAAAAAAAGGCATCTTTTATACCTCCTTCAAACGCAGCTCCAGACATCTGATGTTGTTCTCTGACAGACGTGTAGCATCGCTCGACTGAACGCTTCCCTGTTTAGCTTTGATGTGACGCTAGTGATGTTTCACAAATGATCCTTTTTTTACAGCGAAGACATTCAGAGGCTGTGATGATGGCTTTAGAAGAGGTGAGGAGGAAACAAAAATCCGTGTCAACGTGGCCTCTGGCGGGTCCAGAGGATGCAGGTAGAGTaacagcaggcagtacaaccTGTCAATATCACAGGTTAGTCCCAAGCAGTTTCACTGTCTACGCAGCAGAGTCCCTCAGccttcctcagactggaacTAAGAAGAAACAACTCATGAGGGGGGGTCCCACTCCCAGGAGAGCACTGGAATAGATGCAGTGTGTGCAGAACAGACCTAAAATTCATTTCAGACAGTTTGGGTTGGTATAAAACTGTCATTTTAAAGAGGATGGATTGAGTTTTCTGAGCTGCTGATGGTCACTGCTGAATTTCTGTGTGAGTCAGAACAATTCAGAGCGTGGATTTTTGTTTCGTGCAATTTTGTTTCTTCCTTTGTCAAGGCAGATCAGATCAGTGACGTGTGACTGACCACCTCTCTTTGTTATGTCAACTCCCTTTGACAGTTAAAGAAGACTCAGAAGGACTGAAACACACTGGATGATAAAAATAAGTTTGGGACGCGACAAAGTCAGAATAACATCCATAATATCAAAAGAGAATCAAGACAGcatggcaataaaaaaaacaaaactaaaaatattgaATCAGAAAATGCAATATAATCAAACAATGGAATAAATGGATACAAGAGAGCATGACGTCCCTTAAAAGATCATTTACAAATGAGAGATTTAAAAGAGGTTTCAGTTTCTGGGTCTTTTCTCCTCATGTTGATCGGTTTGAACCTTCTGACCTTTAGATTTGCATCTGGAGAAGGTTTCACCAGAGGATGTAAGGTCACTGAAAAAAGTCATTGTAGCTGCTGTCAGTTCAGTGACAGCTCAGAGGCTCAGACCTGCTGTAAAAATGAAGGTAAAACCTTAAAGTCTCaagcaacaataaaacaaacaaaaaccagtgTCAGGATAGAGCCGATGTGATGTCATCTAGTGATGTACAGTCAGTCAGGTAGAGGTGCAGCTTCTAACAGCTTCTTTCTTTAAAGCGGTGCTTGTTGTACCGCATTATTGCGTCAAATCTTTGCTTCTGTCAAGGAATTTGTCCTTGTGTTCATTGTTTGGGTGGTTTGAGAGAGCATAGCACACATCCAACTGGTGTTACTAttgcaaatacagtatgtgaaatGGTGATGACAATCAGATTCACTGAAGCTGTGCTCCTTTGCAGGAACGTTCGGCGCTGCTCTCGCACAGATCCAGGACGTGCTGATCAAGGTTCTCAACATacagcagctggagaaggaTCGTCTCGCCCACACCTGTCGGTAAGTTCAGTAGCATCCGATCATCCTTGAACTCGTTGAAGACCGAGCACAGTGTTAGTGAGACGACACTAGTCGCTCACTCATAAGGATGTTCAGTAATACTGACAGATCGGCAATGTTAAAAATGACCAGCATGTCCACAGCTGAAGGTTTTTAGGCCGGTGCAGGAAGCGGGTTATTTGTAAGAATCTCTAAACTATTGATGTGGACATGGAAGTGAGGGAAGGACAAATAAAGCTCGCGAAACGAAATATAGAATAAAGTCTGTACAGTATGTGCTGCCGGGGTGCGTCCTGATCCAGGTTTGAGTATCTCCGTCCTGAATGCTAAAGCTGCGTTCAGACTGGTAGTCAAAATCTCATTTTTAGCGCATCCAGATTGAAAACGGATGGATCTTATGAAGTCTGAACATGTGGTCCAGTCTGAACAGAACAagatcccatttggacacttgctaaaaaacagtggacagtcagccctaaaaatcagatatgaaaggaaatctgattggaatccgatttgcctgcagtctgagcGCAGCCTTAATTATCAATATCCTGCTCAGCATGATGCTTGTTTTTAAGGTGCGaatatgtttgtaaatgtttgttCAGAATGAATGTGGTTCATGTTACCAcatggtttttaaaaaagcagaggtttttagtttttactgaggcaaagtcttttcaaagcttcttcattccgtgggttcttgtaattgaggtaaagtaggagacttagccgatggtcataagtttaaaaagtttattcctgacaacacGTCTAATACGGATATCCGGGCCCTCTCCGTCTCCCTGACTGCCGGTACTACATGGGTCTTACATCaggctgaagaagagcaaattctaaTTCATTATCAACTGTTTAGTAGAAGCAGAAATGTTCGTACAgttgatttaaagacatttttaacaGAGGTGACCCAGCAGTTGTCTGACCAGCAGTGGTATTCTTTCTGCAGGAAAGCGTCCAACTGCCTTGTGAGGCGTCTGTTGAGAAGTCCACTCGCCTCCCTTGCTTCGTGTCAGAGCACCTTGGTGGAGATCCTGCAGCAGCAAATGCATATGGAGGAGTTGTATCTCGCTATGAAGACCAGATATTCCCTTCATTCTCCCAATAATCCAAGAAGTACTGAGGCGACGCGACAGCCGGATCGCCTCGACGCGCCGGCGTCCGTACCAGCCTCTCCCGAAGCTGCAAAAAGGAACAGCTGCAGTCAAAACAGTCAAAGAAAGACGAGCCAGATACTGGTTGGACGGACCAATCAGTTCAGGTCAGCGCCAGAAATCAGCTCCAGAGACTTTGAAGTGGCCAGGCATCCCGCTCCATCGAGTGCAAAGAGGAAGATACGCATCAACGCGCTGGATCAGAAAGCCAGCAGCTCTCAGGGCTGCACCGAGCCAGCAGAAAATACTTCACAACACATCGGCTTTGAGAGCAAAAGAAAGAAGGTGCTCGTACAGACGAGTACTGGAGACAAAGGCAGACATCTATCCACGCTCATTCAGAGGGGAGTTCTGTCACCTGGAAGTTCTctacagctgctgctgaaggtcaGGCAAAGCTCTGCTCTTTAAAACTCTTAAATCTTCCAGCAGGTGTCACAAACAAACTCTCTTTCCAGCTCCCTTGACACAGACTTTTTGTTGGATGTACTGCTATCTCTCAAAAACATCTTAGTGAATTAAGAGGATGTTCTTTTTGTCTCGGTCCTGCAGGGTCAGTGGCACCTTGCTCACGTGTTGGGTGACGGCGCGCTGAGGGACTGTAAAAGCAAACTGCACAAGACTCCAGAACGCTGGCTGGAGTCTATCCTCGGCAACAACATCCCAGTCAGCTCAACGTACGCCTGGGACAAGGTGAGTCTCCAAAACTGAATAATACCTCAGACAGCACTCAGCACATACAAATGTCTACGGAAATGAGAAATACTCCCATTGATCGCCTTTTCATTGAGACTCATAAACAGAGAGATGACAGTGCATGAAAAATAGTCATTGTTCACTCTGAAGCGATCGCTGCAGTGGAGACGCTGATGCCAAAAACAGATTTAGTCTGCTTCCTACTGGGGaaatttattgatccctcaCTAGTCTTACTTCATTTCTGTCTCAGACATTAATCAGAAATCACATGAATGCCAGATCGTCAGCCAAGGTGgagtttattacattttctttgtacATACAGATTTTTATCACTTTTTAACTTCAACATTGCGAGGCAgtacatttataataaataacaaggcagtcagagactgcaacatcccgtgacccccctgaatacaaaattttaccctgatctataTAAATTTTACCCTGGCTGGTGCTTTTAACAAAGAGGAAGCACTGTTGATGAAAGTCTGCTCTGCAGCATTCAGGCGGACAGTTGAGCTCTACTAATCTGACATTTTTTAAGTTACATGATTTATTCTGAAACAATTAAGTGGATGTAATATTTTTCTAAGTAGGATTTCTTCTATGAAACTATCATAAATAAAGATTATAGATTGTAATGAAATGAACTTTGATAATGTCattgaaattattgttttttttcactcacGTTAGCTTGTCTTGAAACATGTCAACAACGTGCTAACAACATGTTAACAACCCCtgaaactaacacacacacacacacacacacacacacacacacacacacacacacacacacacacacacacgcacgcacacacacaaggagcctgtAGACAAAAAGGATATAaaatgggaggcagagtgagggGCAGCTCCATAGTGGTGCGCctccaatgagcagcttgtaagggggcggtgccttgctcaggggcacttCGGCAGTGCCCGTGGgtgtgaactgacacctcccactgccagctcacactccagacGTTTTGGCCCACACGGATCTTGAACCGGTCTTGAGCTGCCGCCGCCCCGAATGATGGGAACAAGTTGTTGCTTAACTTCTTCAAATTGAATTCAAGTCACCCATCACTTGCATTTTGAATTTGGGGTGCCAGAAAGTTTGAATGTGGAATAACCTCTCTGAGGTGACTGTACATCCTCTCATGAATCCATCTGACCCCTGATTTACCGTAAAGAACCATCTCCCGCTGTCTGCTCTCCTCCTTGTCTGTTGATGTGGAACAACGTTCACCTCTTTGCTGTTTCCTGCCTCCCAGGGAGGGTCTGTAGAGACAGAGCAAGACGCAGCATTAGTCTGTAAATTATTGAGTGTTCACTGTAGAGtctgcagcagcacacacacacacacacacacacacactgctcttcCTCAACATCTTCCACCTCATTGGGAAAATTTAAAAAGGCCTGTTGTTCCACAgtaatgagatgagatgatCTCTCAGGTTTGGTGTCTGTAATGCTGTCATGAATAACTCATTCACATAAGCAGACGTGTCAGTAAACCTTGTTTGTGATGAAGTCCTTCTGCTGTTTCCTCAGGTACTGTTCCGAGACCAACCTCTGGCTTATCATTTATTGAACACGGAGGCCGAAGCAGACACAACAGAGTCACGT
Encoded proteins:
- the LOC137593009 gene encoding ankyrin repeat domain-containing protein 31-like yields the protein MADSQNQLQNMNGDASSSDNDSVSLLCHLPAYNSTLPAEDMDIHDLDSQTDNQVQKEEMEAETHQQNAPPSAAEIQPCVKIPSKNNLHRKNEWGETYLHKACKRKDLARVKALIQAGISIDMKDHAGWTALHEASSSGVKAVVEELLKAGADVNVRSFDGVTPLHDAVSAGHYEVAKLLLQFGSDPSNTTAGGLNARDMAQEEDMKELLFNSQAHNVLHEHDALAASRQAGDTSSEIHCHMQLPCQSSVSSSPDDKADVESRESGDGDGAREPGDIQRKKDNRRHSEAVMMALEEVRRKQKSVSTWPLAGPEDAGTFGAALAQIQDVLIKVLNIQQLEKDRLAHTCRKASNCLVRRLLRSPLASLASCQSTLVEILQQQMHMEELYLAMKTRYSLHSPNNPRSTEATRQPDRLDAPASVPASPEAAKRNSCSQNSQRKTSQILVGRTNQFRSAPEISSRDFEVARHPAPSSAKRKIRINALDQKASSSQGCTEPAENTSQHIGFESKRKKVLVQTSTGDKGRHLSTLIQRGVLSPGSSLQLLLKGQWHLAHVLGDGALRDCKSKLHKTPERWLESILGNNIPVSSTYAWDKVLFRDQPLAYHLLNTEAEADTTESRPADEAPRSKAGSVPEEPLPDAGSLNHLMKVKLIHLVNEEDFLPNVVLDHHWEKLQESDDWGRS